The Nitriliruptor alkaliphilus DSM 45188 genome includes a region encoding these proteins:
- the trpB gene encoding tryptophan synthase subunit beta: protein MTAADLQPDPDLTAREGYFGRFGGQYVPEALSGALAQLVDAWRDAQADPTFGAELDRLRRQYGGRPTPLYPARRLSEAAGVEVWLKREDLAHTGSHKLNNVVGQALLTQRMGKPRVIAETGAGQHGVATATAAALFGLECTVYMGAEDVRRQRLNVVRMQLLGTEVVPVESGTRTLKDAINEAMRDWVTNVDRTHYLIGSAMGPHPFPTIVRELQKVISVESAQQFTEAAGGVPDAVIACVGGGSNAIGTFAEWIPVEGVALIGVEAAGEGVGSGRSAATITEGREAVLHGSRSIVLVDDDGQVMPAHSVSAGLDYPGVGPEHAWLADTGRGTYVSATDEDALIGFRRTCELEGIIPALEPAHAVGWLLRHGRDQFGEGARVILTMSGRGDKDVDEVVEVAGWDVGVAKAFGDAARGDSGGDRDPAGPAGSEVEA, encoded by the coding sequence GTGACCGCTGCCGACCTCCAGCCCGATCCGGACCTCACCGCCCGGGAGGGGTACTTCGGCCGCTTCGGGGGCCAGTACGTCCCCGAGGCGCTCTCGGGTGCTCTGGCCCAGCTGGTGGACGCGTGGCGCGACGCGCAGGCCGACCCGACGTTCGGCGCCGAGCTGGACCGGCTGCGGCGGCAGTACGGCGGGCGACCGACCCCCCTCTACCCGGCCAGGCGGCTGTCGGAGGCGGCGGGCGTCGAGGTGTGGCTCAAGCGCGAGGACCTGGCCCACACCGGGTCGCACAAGCTCAACAACGTGGTCGGTCAGGCGCTGCTGACCCAGCGGATGGGCAAGCCGCGGGTGATCGCCGAGACCGGCGCCGGCCAGCACGGGGTCGCCACGGCGACGGCCGCCGCGCTGTTCGGCCTGGAGTGCACGGTGTACATGGGTGCCGAGGACGTCCGGCGCCAGCGCCTCAACGTGGTCCGGATGCAGCTGCTCGGCACCGAGGTCGTCCCGGTCGAGTCGGGCACCCGCACCCTCAAGGACGCCATCAACGAGGCGATGCGCGACTGGGTCACCAACGTGGACCGGACCCACTACCTCATCGGGTCGGCGATGGGGCCGCACCCGTTCCCGACCATCGTGCGCGAGCTGCAGAAGGTCATCTCGGTCGAGTCGGCCCAGCAGTTCACCGAGGCGGCCGGCGGCGTCCCGGACGCGGTCATCGCCTGCGTCGGTGGTGGGTCCAACGCCATCGGGACGTTCGCCGAGTGGATCCCCGTCGAGGGCGTGGCCCTCATCGGGGTCGAGGCCGCCGGGGAGGGGGTCGGCAGCGGCCGGTCCGCGGCGACCATCACCGAGGGCCGCGAGGCGGTCCTGCACGGGTCGCGGTCCATCGTGCTCGTCGACGACGACGGTCAGGTCATGCCGGCGCACTCGGTGTCGGCGGGTCTCGACTACCCGGGCGTGGGTCCCGAGCACGCCTGGCTCGCCGACACCGGGCGCGGTACCTACGTGAGCGCGACCGACGAGGACGCGCTGATCGGGTTCCGCCGCACCTGCGAGCTCGAGGGCATCATCCCGGCGTTGGAGCCGGCCCACGCGGTCGGCTGGCTGCTGCGGCACGGTCGCGACCAGTTCGGTGAGGGAGCCCGCGTCATCCTGACCATGTCGGGACGCGGGGACAAGGACGTCGACGAGGTGGTCGAAGTGGCCGGTTGGGACGTCGGGGTCGCCAAGGCGTTCGGTGACGCGGCTCGCGGGGACAGCGGTGGTGACCGCGACCCTGCCGGGCCGGCGGGCAGCGAGGTCGAGGCGTGA
- the trpC gene encoding indole-3-glycerol phosphate synthase TrpC codes for MATYLDDLLAGAHRRVADAAAREPLETLRERARSAPAGPSFRQALAVPGVQLIAEVKRASPSKGDLAPDLEAPVQARAYVDGGAAAVSVLTEPDRFKGTLGDLADVAALGIPALRKDFVVDAYQVWEARAAGASAVLLIVAALDEAALNSLLEESAAAGLDVLTEVHDADEIAIALRAGADIVGVNARDLRTFELDRDGFARLRPLLPDGVLAVSESGVRDADDVRLAAAQGADAVLVGETLVRAADPAAAVAELVAAGRTVATSAVIEPMPDEPPPPADGSQP; via the coding sequence GTGGCCACCTACCTCGACGACCTGCTCGCCGGCGCGCACCGCCGCGTCGCCGATGCTGCCGCGCGTGAACCGCTGGAGACCCTGCGTGAACGCGCTCGCAGCGCCCCGGCCGGCCCGTCGTTCCGCCAGGCCCTCGCCGTGCCGGGCGTGCAGCTGATCGCCGAGGTGAAGCGCGCGTCGCCGTCGAAGGGTGATCTCGCCCCCGACCTCGAGGCGCCTGTCCAGGCCCGCGCGTACGTCGACGGGGGCGCAGCCGCCGTCTCGGTGTTGACCGAACCGGATCGCTTCAAGGGCACCCTCGGCGACCTGGCCGACGTCGCAGCGCTCGGCATCCCGGCGCTGCGCAAGGACTTCGTCGTCGACGCCTACCAGGTGTGGGAGGCGCGTGCCGCCGGGGCCAGCGCCGTGCTGCTCATCGTGGCGGCCCTCGACGAGGCCGCGCTGAACTCGCTGCTCGAGGAGTCGGCGGCCGCCGGGCTGGACGTACTCACCGAGGTCCACGACGCCGACGAGATCGCGATCGCCCTCCGCGCCGGTGCGGACATCGTGGGCGTCAACGCCCGTGACCTGCGGACCTTCGAACTGGATCGCGACGGTTTCGCCCGGCTGCGACCCCTCCTGCCCGACGGGGTCCTCGCCGTCAGCGAGTCGGGTGTCCGCGACGCCGACGACGTGCGTCTGGCCGCGGCCCAGGGAGCCGACGCGGTGCTCGTCGGCGAGACGCTGGTCCGAGCCGCCGACCCGGCGGCCGCGGTCGCCGAACTGGTCGCCGCCGGCCGGACCGTGGCGACCAGCGCCGTGATCGAGCCCATGCCCGACGAACCACCACCCCCAGCAGATGGGAGCCAACCGTGA
- the trpE gene encoding anthranilate synthase component I, which produces MTVHPTREEFVAHATDHGVVPVWREVLADLETPLSVFAKLGGAAAGGAADGAIPPRSFLLESAEHGERWGRYSFIGFDPFLTLLGRDGEVSWEGTPPAGCAEATGPLDALARATDAYRAPQLLDLPLHGGAVGFIGYDAVREIEVIPATGRDDLGMPDVVMLFPRHVVALDHARQVMTVVTNVTVDDLTSADADELGARYDAAVAATDGVVDRLAAAAPPLPPVAPPERVAPPRVPSNLAEGEYEQLVEVVKEHIRAGDTFQTVVSQRFSVDTTVTAFDLYRVLRVINPSPYLYLLDLGDAQIVGSSPEALVQVQGDHVETWPIAGTRPRGATPAEDREHERSLMADAKERAEHVMLVDLARNDIGRVCETGSVTVDDLMHVERYSHVMHLVSSVSGTLREGLTPVDVLRAVFPAGTVSGAPKVRAMQIIDELEPTRRGPYAGAVGYVDFAGNLDTCITIRTVVLKDGVAHVQAGAGIVADSRPTSEEEETRSKAGAVLAAVQAAEAIAVPVRDD; this is translated from the coding sequence GTGACCGTGCATCCGACCCGTGAGGAGTTCGTCGCCCACGCGACCGACCACGGGGTCGTGCCGGTCTGGCGCGAGGTGCTGGCCGACCTCGAGACCCCCCTGTCGGTGTTCGCCAAGCTCGGTGGCGCAGCCGCAGGTGGCGCTGCGGACGGTGCGATCCCCCCGCGCAGCTTCCTGCTCGAGTCGGCCGAGCACGGCGAGCGGTGGGGGCGGTACTCGTTCATCGGGTTCGACCCGTTCCTGACCCTGCTCGGCCGCGACGGCGAGGTGTCCTGGGAGGGGACGCCACCGGCGGGTTGCGCGGAGGCGACCGGCCCGCTGGACGCGCTTGCGCGGGCCACCGACGCCTACCGCGCCCCGCAGTTGCTCGACCTCCCCCTGCACGGTGGTGCGGTCGGGTTCATCGGCTACGACGCCGTCCGCGAGATCGAGGTCATCCCCGCTACGGGACGCGACGACCTCGGCATGCCCGACGTGGTGATGCTCTTCCCGCGCCACGTCGTCGCGCTCGACCACGCGCGCCAGGTGATGACCGTGGTGACCAACGTCACCGTCGACGACCTCACCTCCGCGGACGCCGACGAGCTCGGAGCCCGTTACGACGCCGCGGTGGCGGCCACCGACGGGGTGGTGGACCGTCTCGCCGCCGCCGCGCCGCCGCTGCCGCCGGTGGCACCGCCGGAGCGGGTCGCCCCGCCCCGCGTGCCGTCGAACCTCGCCGAGGGGGAGTACGAGCAGCTCGTCGAGGTCGTCAAGGAGCACATCCGCGCCGGCGACACCTTCCAGACCGTGGTGTCGCAGCGGTTCAGCGTCGACACCACGGTCACGGCCTTCGACCTGTACCGGGTGCTGCGGGTCATCAACCCGTCGCCGTACCTGTACCTGCTCGACCTCGGGGACGCCCAGATCGTCGGCTCGTCACCCGAGGCGCTGGTCCAGGTGCAGGGCGACCACGTCGAGACCTGGCCGATCGCCGGCACCCGCCCGCGCGGGGCCACCCCCGCCGAGGACCGTGAGCACGAACGTTCGCTGATGGCCGACGCCAAGGAGCGGGCCGAGCATGTGATGCTCGTCGACCTCGCCCGCAACGACATCGGCCGTGTGTGCGAGACCGGTTCGGTCACCGTCGACGACCTGATGCACGTCGAGCGCTACAGCCACGTGATGCACCTGGTCAGCTCGGTCAGCGGGACCCTGCGCGAGGGGCTCACCCCGGTCGACGTGCTCCGTGCCGTGTTCCCTGCAGGAACGGTCTCCGGTGCGCCGAAGGTCCGCGCGATGCAGATCATCGACGAGCTCGAGCCGACGCGGCGCGGCCCCTACGCGGGCGCGGTGGGCTACGTCGACTTCGCCGGCAACCTCGACACCTGCATCACGATCCGCACCGTCGTGCTCAAGGACGGTGTCGCCCACGTGCAGGCGGGTGCGGGGATCGTCGCCGACAGCCGGCCGACCTCCGAGGAGGAGGAGACCCGCAGCAAGGCGGGTGCCGTCCTCGCCGCCGTCCAGGCCGCCGAGGCGATCGCGGTCCCGGTCCGCGACGACTGA
- the hisI gene encoding phosphoribosyl-AMP cyclohydrolase, with amino-acid sequence MSHPHEPDLAVLDLASIVFDDHGLVPAVVQQHDTGEVLMVAWMDRAGLEETLTGGETVFWSRSRRGRWHKGATSGDTQRVVEVRVDCDGDTLLVLVDQHGRGACHTGQRSCFGRRLEPVTAPASTPPAPPLWPAATDDPTDLPTRPTEESAP; translated from the coding sequence GTGTCCCACCCTCACGAACCGGACCTCGCCGTGCTGGACCTCGCGTCGATCGTCTTCGACGACCACGGGCTCGTACCGGCGGTGGTGCAGCAGCACGACACCGGTGAGGTCCTGATGGTCGCCTGGATGGACCGTGCGGGGCTCGAGGAGACCCTGACGGGTGGCGAGACGGTCTTCTGGTCACGTTCCCGGCGTGGGCGGTGGCACAAGGGCGCCACGTCCGGTGACACCCAGCGGGTCGTCGAGGTCCGCGTCGACTGCGACGGCGACACGCTGCTCGTGCTCGTCGACCAGCACGGTCGCGGCGCCTGCCACACCGGCCAACGGTCCTGCTTCGGTCGCCGGCTGGAACCGGTCACCGCCCCCGCGAGCACCCCGCCGGCACCACCCCTGTGGCCGGCCGCCACCGACGACCCGACCGACCTTCCCACCCGCCCCACCGAGGAGTCCGCCCCGTGA
- a CDS encoding DUF4190 domain-containing protein: MDNPAAWHPDPAGKHDHRWWDGQRWTEHVADAGVASVDPLPPAPGTTDAGPAEASAFGAGAGTEEPGASDPATAEPSAADLGADPAAGSDSGGPAVTDHAGDLGVGEPSTADPAARELGAAPTAGAAPSSEQPVWGQQPAGDAAQRPWGAGAEPGPGAQQPGAQQPWGGAPAGAAPWTEQQPSWGPGGAAAPASNGMAVGALVTGIVALPLLVFVGVGGLIGGIVAVILGIVALRRVKRGTGSGRGLAIGGIVLGAISIVMGVLIFVFFLGIFGELADCLEETGGDSEECQRRLTEQLLGS, translated from the coding sequence GTGGACAACCCCGCCGCTTGGCACCCGGACCCCGCCGGCAAGCACGACCACCGTTGGTGGGACGGCCAGCGCTGGACCGAACACGTCGCGGACGCCGGTGTCGCGTCTGTCGACCCGCTCCCCCCGGCCCCGGGAACCACCGACGCGGGCCCGGCGGAGGCCAGCGCGTTCGGCGCAGGTGCCGGCACGGAGGAACCCGGCGCGAGCGATCCCGCCACGGCCGAGCCCAGCGCAGCGGACCTCGGTGCCGACCCCGCCGCGGGCAGCGACAGCGGCGGGCCGGCCGTGACCGATCACGCCGGTGACCTCGGTGTGGGTGAGCCCAGCACCGCAGACCCGGCCGCGCGTGAGCTCGGCGCTGCTCCGACCGCGGGTGCGGCCCCGTCCTCCGAGCAGCCCGTCTGGGGTCAGCAGCCGGCCGGCGATGCGGCGCAGCGGCCGTGGGGCGCTGGAGCCGAGCCGGGACCGGGAGCGCAGCAACCGGGTGCGCAACAGCCCTGGGGCGGCGCGCCCGCCGGTGCGGCGCCGTGGACCGAGCAGCAGCCGTCGTGGGGGCCGGGCGGCGCCGCAGCACCGGCGTCCAACGGCATGGCAGTCGGCGCCCTGGTCACGGGCATCGTGGCGCTGCCGCTGCTGGTCTTCGTCGGGGTCGGTGGTCTCATCGGCGGCATCGTCGCCGTCATCCTCGGCATCGTCGCGCTCCGGCGCGTCAAGCGGGGCACGGGCTCCGGCCGTGGCCTCGCCATCGGTGGGATCGTGCTGGGCGCCATCAGCATCGTGATGGGTGTGCTGATCTTCGTGTTCTTCCTCGGCATCTTCGGT